A window of the Streptomyces albireticuli genome harbors these coding sequences:
- a CDS encoding DeoR/GlpR family DNA-binding transcription regulator, with amino-acid sequence MSGGDGQEERRRRLRDLVTAKGFVRTSALAEEFGVSVMTVHRDLDALQAQGWLRKVRGGASCLPSTQFHGSVGERMTSMTRTKQRLARAAADLLAPGRIVMIDDSTTCLGLTGQMAGHTPLTVITNALPVVSALAAEPGVSLIALGGTYFPAYDAFMGPHAAQSAQAYRADVLFMSTTAVTGGRCYHMSPETVQVKQAMMASATRRVLLVDHTKFANQGLYALAPLTDFDLVLVDDAAPVPEVRRLREQGVEVRVVPGR; translated from the coding sequence GTGAGTGGCGGGGACGGTCAGGAGGAGCGGCGCCGGCGGCTGCGTGACCTGGTGACGGCCAAGGGGTTCGTCCGGACGTCCGCCCTGGCCGAGGAGTTCGGCGTCAGCGTGATGACCGTGCACCGCGACCTCGACGCGTTGCAGGCCCAGGGCTGGCTGCGCAAGGTGCGCGGCGGGGCGAGCTGCCTGCCGTCGACGCAGTTCCACGGCAGCGTCGGCGAACGCATGACGTCCATGACACGGACCAAGCAGCGGCTGGCCCGCGCCGCGGCCGACCTCCTCGCACCGGGCCGCATCGTGATGATCGACGACTCCACGACGTGCCTGGGCCTGACCGGGCAGATGGCCGGGCACACACCGCTGACCGTCATCACCAACGCGCTGCCGGTCGTCTCCGCGCTGGCCGCGGAACCCGGGGTCTCGCTGATCGCGCTCGGCGGCACCTATTTCCCGGCCTACGACGCCTTCATGGGCCCGCACGCCGCGCAGAGCGCGCAGGCGTACCGCGCCGACGTGCTGTTCATGTCGACGACCGCCGTCACCGGCGGCCGCTGTTACCACATGTCGCCGGAGACGGTGCAGGTCAAGCAGGCGATGATGGCGTCCGCGACCCGGCGCGTCCTGCTCGTCGACCACACCAAGTTCGCCAACCAGGGCCTGTACGCGCTGGCCCCCCTCACCGACTTCGACCTGGTCCTGGTGGACGACGCCGCCCCCGTGCCGGAAGTGCGGCGGCTGCGCGAGCAGGGTGTCGAGGTACGCGTCGTCCCCGGTCGCTGA
- a CDS encoding MFS transporter → MDPASSADRAPRRHWTDRAGLPRALAWGYVGVLVFMIGDGVESGYLSPYLLDEGLSKQQVALLFSVYGVTASVAAWISGALCDLWGPRRVMTLGLGIWVALQIVLLLFALPTTDFPLLLISYGLRGLGYPLFAYGFLIWVTAVTPRRRLGSAVGWFWFAFTGGLPTLGSLVASFAVPRVGAYSTLWLALGLVVAGGALALLLVREPTGRRRLAPAGERPLATLSGSLAIIWRRPRIGVGAVVRAVNTAPQFGFLVFLPVFFTETLGFTLSEWLRLLSAMFATNIFFNLVFGVVGDRIGWQRTVAWCGGVGCAVTTLLLYYGTVAAGDDFPVAVVLVSLFGATLAGYVPLSALMPSLAPDHKGQAMSALNLGAGASTFLGPALVALLLGPLGVEGLMWVFAALYLTSAFLTGFLRLPVPGKGADR, encoded by the coding sequence ATGGACCCTGCATCGTCGGCCGACCGCGCCCCCCGAAGACACTGGACCGACCGCGCCGGCCTGCCCCGGGCCCTCGCCTGGGGATATGTCGGCGTCCTCGTCTTCATGATCGGAGACGGCGTCGAGTCCGGCTACCTGTCGCCCTACCTGCTGGACGAGGGCCTGTCCAAGCAGCAGGTCGCCCTGCTGTTCAGCGTCTACGGCGTGACCGCCAGCGTCGCCGCCTGGATCTCCGGTGCGCTGTGCGACCTGTGGGGCCCGCGCCGCGTCATGACGCTCGGCCTCGGCATCTGGGTCGCCCTCCAGATCGTCCTGCTGCTCTTTGCCCTCCCCACGACCGACTTCCCCCTCCTACTGATCAGCTACGGCTTGCGGGGCCTGGGCTATCCCTTGTTCGCCTACGGCTTCCTCATCTGGGTCACCGCCGTGACGCCCCGGCGGCGCCTGGGCTCAGCGGTCGGCTGGTTCTGGTTCGCCTTCACCGGCGGCCTGCCCACCCTCGGCTCCCTCGTCGCCAGCTTCGCCGTGCCGCGCGTCGGCGCCTACAGCACGCTGTGGCTCGCCTTGGGGCTGGTCGTCGCGGGCGGTGCCCTGGCCCTGCTGCTCGTCCGCGAACCCACCGGCCGCCGCCGTCTCGCCCCAGCCGGGGAACGCCCCCTCGCCACCTTGTCCGGCTCGCTCGCCATCATCTGGCGTCGCCCCCGCATCGGGGTGGGTGCGGTCGTGCGGGCCGTCAACACCGCGCCTCAGTTCGGCTTTCTCGTCTTCCTGCCGGTGTTCTTCACCGAGACGCTCGGCTTCACCCTGAGCGAGTGGCTGCGGCTGCTGTCCGCGATGTTCGCCACCAACATCTTCTTCAACCTCGTCTTCGGGGTGGTCGGTGACCGCATCGGCTGGCAGCGCACGGTCGCCTGGTGCGGCGGCGTCGGCTGCGCGGTGACCACTCTGCTGCTGTACTACGGGACGGTCGCGGCCGGCGACGACTTCCCCGTGGCCGTGGTGCTGGTGAGCCTCTTCGGTGCCACGCTCGCCGGATACGTACCGCTGTCCGCCCTGATGCCGTCACTGGCACCCGACCACAAGGGGCAGGCGATGTCGGCCCTGAACCTGGGCGCGGGCGCCAGCACCTTCCTCGGCCCGGCCCTGGTGGCCCTGCTCCTCGGGCCCCTGGGTGTCGAGGGACTCATGTGGGTCTTCGCCGCTCTCTACCTCACCAGTGCCTTCCTGACCGGGTTCCTGCGCCTGCCGGTCCCGGGGAAGGGCGCGGATCGCTGA
- the bla gene encoding class A beta-lactamase, producing MIQATTGALLSRRAMLALGTGAALAALTANAGTAHASASGEGEVSLRLAELEREHDARVGVFGHHVRTGRTVRYRAGETFPMCSVFKTLAAAAVLRDLDRDGEFLAKRLRYTRQDVDESGWAPETGKHIADGMTVAELCDAALTRSDNAAANLLLRELGGPAAVTRFCRSVGDRTTRLDRWEPELNSAEPWRVEDTTTPYAIGRTYARLVLGNALSPRDRRQLTAWLRANTTSDHRFREGLPAGWTLGDKTGTGDYGTANDVGIAWAPDGSPVVLAVLTTKHTQEAKADDALIADVARLLATSLG from the coding sequence ATGATCCAGGCAACCACAGGGGCTCTCCTGTCCCGCCGCGCGATGCTGGCCCTCGGCACCGGGGCGGCACTGGCAGCTCTCACGGCGAACGCCGGCACGGCCCACGCATCGGCGTCGGGCGAGGGCGAGGTCTCCCTGCGACTCGCGGAGCTTGAGCGGGAGCACGACGCCCGCGTCGGAGTCTTCGGGCACCACGTGCGGACGGGCAGAACGGTCCGTTACCGGGCCGGTGAGACCTTCCCGATGTGCTCGGTGTTCAAGACGCTCGCGGCCGCGGCTGTCCTGCGCGACCTCGACCGGGACGGCGAGTTCCTCGCCAAGCGCCTCCGGTACACCCGGCAGGACGTCGACGAGTCCGGCTGGGCTCCGGAGACGGGCAAGCACATCGCCGACGGGATGACTGTCGCGGAACTGTGCGACGCCGCGCTCACCCGCAGCGACAACGCGGCGGCCAATCTCCTGCTCCGTGAGCTGGGCGGCCCGGCCGCCGTCACCCGCTTCTGCCGCTCGGTCGGAGACCGGACGACCCGGCTCGACCGCTGGGAGCCCGAGCTCAACTCGGCCGAGCCCTGGCGCGTCGAGGACACCACCACTCCCTACGCGATCGGGCGGACGTACGCCCGGCTCGTGCTCGGCAACGCGCTGTCCCCCCGGGACCGAAGGCAGCTCACCGCGTGGCTGCGCGCCAACACCACCAGCGACCACCGCTTTCGCGAGGGCCTGCCCGCCGGGTGGACACTGGGGGACAAGACCGGCACCGGTGACTACGGCACCGCCAACGACGTGGGCATCGCCTGGGCTCCGGACGGCTCCCCTGTCGTGCTGGCGGTGCTCACCACCAAGCACACGCAGGAGGCCAAGGCGGACGACGCCCTGATCGCCGACGTTGCCAGGCTGCTGGCGACGTCCCTCGGCTGA
- a CDS encoding RICIN domain-containing protein yields MNRTIKRAAKLLAAPAAALTLLIPALAATATPAAAATDNYTFTNTDGTLNATGNRDGNQISVTPDGTNYTNWRLIKLSAPGTFNIASTSSGKCVYASQPAVQQSCGKDGEQWHFRPVDGKPNAFGIVRRDDSTGTEYCMDNRGGLHLWGILAQPNTCNGSASQEWTIPASKAAEAKSLALDYYADLCAKKTSTCSWTQKSEGQPEVLPRQPASSVWFNDTSGTMKQVFTTIYHSGWAQSYSAGLSSSVGVSTPVQAMIANQLTATQTYQSDETTVNGIAIDVPSKNYGWVDFAAVGKKVTGTWTFNTDNQPWTTDATVTVPVINSAAGSTMYVAHTSTNAPGSGTSSDDIKPTALAKTASSTMDVPAGGKLTAHKGGVQVSDANGSTIATVQPGTVTDTSGTTHKVSLAVNGNTVTQTIEDVTGDTITGTITPPTFSLGGGTSTAAEKTVKGMTGAKSFMAAPAAKNSDEHDKCMAKKIGTSIVVSGAMGALAGPEGVAIGMLRGAFTGIAKGVIEC; encoded by the coding sequence ATGAACAGAACCATCAAGAGAGCCGCGAAACTTCTCGCCGCGCCGGCCGCCGCCCTGACCCTCCTCATACCCGCCCTCGCCGCGACCGCGACTCCCGCGGCCGCCGCGACCGACAACTACACCTTCACCAACACCGACGGCACCCTCAACGCGACCGGCAACCGCGACGGCAACCAGATCTCCGTCACCCCCGACGGCACCAACTACACCAACTGGCGCCTCATCAAGCTCAGCGCCCCCGGCACGTTCAACATCGCCAGCACCTCCTCCGGCAAGTGCGTCTACGCCTCCCAGCCCGCCGTGCAGCAGTCCTGCGGCAAGGACGGCGAGCAGTGGCACTTCCGCCCCGTGGACGGCAAGCCCAACGCCTTCGGCATCGTCCGCCGCGACGACTCCACCGGCACCGAGTACTGCATGGACAACCGCGGCGGCCTCCACCTGTGGGGCATCCTCGCCCAGCCCAACACCTGCAACGGCAGCGCGAGCCAGGAATGGACGATCCCTGCGTCCAAGGCGGCCGAGGCCAAGAGCCTCGCCCTCGACTACTACGCCGACCTGTGCGCCAAGAAGACCTCCACCTGCTCGTGGACCCAGAAGTCCGAAGGGCAGCCCGAAGTCCTGCCCCGGCAGCCCGCCTCGTCGGTCTGGTTCAACGACACCAGCGGCACCATGAAGCAGGTCTTCACCACGATCTACCACTCCGGCTGGGCACAGTCGTACTCCGCGGGCCTGTCGTCCTCCGTCGGTGTCTCCACCCCGGTCCAGGCGATGATCGCCAACCAGCTCACCGCGACGCAGACCTACCAGTCCGACGAGACCACCGTGAACGGCATCGCGATCGACGTCCCGTCCAAGAACTACGGCTGGGTCGACTTCGCCGCCGTCGGCAAGAAGGTCACCGGCACGTGGACCTTCAACACCGACAACCAGCCCTGGACCACCGACGCGACCGTGACCGTTCCCGTCATCAACTCGGCGGCCGGCTCCACGATGTACGTCGCCCACACCAGCACGAACGCGCCCGGTAGTGGCACCAGCAGCGACGACATCAAGCCCACCGCTCTCGCGAAGACCGCGTCGAGCACCATGGACGTACCCGCGGGCGGCAAGCTGACCGCCCACAAGGGCGGTGTCCAGGTCAGTGACGCCAACGGCAGCACGATCGCCACGGTGCAGCCCGGCACCGTCACGGACACCAGCGGCACGACCCACAAGGTCAGTCTCGCGGTGAACGGCAACACCGTCACCCAGACCATCGAAGACGTCACCGGCGACACCATCACCGGCACGATCACGCCCCCGACCTTCTCCCTGGGCGGCGGCACCTCCACCGCGGCGGAGAAGACCGTCAAGGGGATGACGGGGGCGAAGTCCTTCATGGCCGCTCCCGCTGCCAAGAACAGCGACGAGCACGACAAGTGCATGGCCAAGAAGATCGGCACCAGCATCGTCGTCTCGGGTGCCATGGGCGCCCTGGCCGGTCCCGAAGGAGTCGCCATCGGCATGCTCCGCGGCGCGTTCACGGGCATCGCCAAGGGCGTCATCGAATGCTGA
- a CDS encoding SDR family NAD(P)-dependent oxidoreductase, which produces MSSASSTPPWNVQRLPRADGRVFLVTGGNAGIGYFVAEQLSATGATVVLGSRNPAKAEAATASIRARVAGARVRAVRLDLADLSSLGTAVESLEVERLDAVVHNAGVALDDPPRRETEDGHELMFGTNHLGHFALTQRLLPLLSAAPAARVVTMGSFAAKSERLDLDDLQSRKDYRPKRAYGRSKLAQMYFGVALDRRLRAAGSTVTSVVVHPGGALDSLTPSRPPVHTRTTGARLGAAPAALLVQGKHAGAWPAVRAVLDPAVRGGRLWGPRVFGLRGEPRQEPLWDHLADTAVAARLWDASCDLTGVDPGAVPG; this is translated from the coding sequence ATGTCGTCCGCATCCTCCACCCCGCCGTGGAACGTCCAACGGCTGCCGCGTGCCGATGGCCGCGTCTTCCTGGTCACCGGCGGCAACGCCGGCATCGGGTACTTCGTCGCGGAGCAGCTGTCGGCGACCGGAGCCACCGTCGTACTCGGCAGCCGGAATCCCGCCAAGGCCGAGGCCGCCACCGCCTCGATCCGTGCGCGCGTCGCCGGTGCGCGGGTACGCGCCGTACGGCTGGACCTCGCCGACCTCTCGTCGCTCGGAACGGCGGTGGAATCACTGGAGGTGGAGCGCCTTGACGCGGTGGTCCACAACGCCGGTGTCGCGCTCGACGACCCGCCGCGCAGGGAGACCGAGGACGGTCACGAGCTCATGTTCGGCACGAACCACCTCGGGCACTTCGCCCTGACCCAGCGACTGCTGCCGCTGCTGTCGGCCGCGCCGGCGGCCCGCGTCGTGACCATGGGCAGCTTCGCGGCGAAGTCCGAGCGGCTCGATCTGGACGACCTGCAATCCCGGAAGGACTACAGGCCCAAGCGCGCCTACGGACGCTCCAAGTTGGCGCAGATGTACTTCGGCGTCGCACTCGACCGCCGCCTGCGCGCCGCCGGCAGCACGGTGACGAGCGTGGTGGTCCATCCCGGCGGCGCGCTGGACTCCCTCACCCCGTCACGGCCGCCGGTCCATACGCGCACCACCGGCGCCCGGCTGGGCGCGGCACCCGCGGCCCTCCTCGTCCAGGGCAAGCACGCCGGCGCATGGCCCGCAGTCCGCGCGGTGCTCGACCCGGCCGTGCGGGGAGGCCGGCTGTGGGGACCACGCGTCTTCGGCCTGCGCGGCGAGCCCCGGCAGGAACCGCTGTGGGACCACCTCGCCGACACCGCCGTCGCGGCGCGGTTGTGGGACGCAAGCTGTGACCTGACCGGCGTCGACCCCGGTGCCGTACCCGGATGA
- a CDS encoding DUF6355 family natural product biosynthesis protein has product MKARHYAAVAITAALAIGGLASAPASAGTTAAATPVVQASSEAAERAYAAGCGWNASKGGERAYYEHCATNTNVWIQVKRFPRSNYHRCAGPGRTNLDADATGAWYDSNYRGGLCSHPGDTGP; this is encoded by the coding sequence ATGAAGGCAAGACATTACGCGGCGGTCGCCATCACAGCGGCGCTGGCCATCGGCGGTCTGGCATCGGCACCGGCCTCCGCCGGCACGACAGCCGCCGCGACCCCGGTCGTCCAGGCGTCCTCCGAGGCCGCTGAGAGGGCGTACGCCGCGGGGTGCGGCTGGAACGCGAGCAAGGGCGGCGAACGGGCCTACTACGAGCACTGCGCCACCAATACCAACGTGTGGATCCAGGTGAAGCGGTTTCCCCGGTCCAACTACCACCGCTGTGCGGGACCGGGCCGCACCAACCTGGACGCCGACGCCACCGGCGCCTGGTACGACAGCAATTACCGGGGCGGGCTCTGCTCCCACCCGGGGGACACCGGGCCCTGA
- a CDS encoding GNAT family N-acetyltransferase: MSLEVRPASVFEDVRALVGPKSPGADVCWCLSYRLPSKLNNELRGPARGEYVDRLCRTQPPPGVLAYDGDEPVGWAAVAPRSDTSFARSRTIPHVDDLPVWSLWCIRVRPGHRKQGVSHALIAGAVEFARFHGAPVIEAYPLDSGDARVDTTMAYAGIRKNFERAGFTHAADTTSVLAGHPRVLMRLDLR; this comes from the coding sequence ATGAGCCTTGAAGTGCGCCCGGCGTCGGTGTTCGAGGACGTCCGGGCCTTGGTCGGCCCGAAGTCTCCTGGTGCCGACGTCTGCTGGTGCCTGAGCTACCGGCTCCCGTCCAAGCTCAACAACGAACTCCGTGGGCCGGCCCGCGGTGAGTACGTCGACCGGCTGTGCCGCACGCAGCCGCCTCCCGGGGTGCTCGCCTATGACGGCGACGAGCCGGTCGGCTGGGCTGCCGTGGCCCCGCGCTCGGACACGTCCTTCGCCCGCAGCCGCACCATCCCGCACGTCGACGACCTGCCGGTGTGGTCGCTGTGGTGCATCCGCGTGCGCCCCGGTCATCGCAAGCAGGGGGTCTCGCACGCACTGATCGCCGGGGCGGTCGAGTTCGCCCGCTTCCACGGCGCACCGGTGATCGAGGCATACCCTCTGGACAGCGGGGACGCCCGGGTGGACACGACGATGGCGTACGCCGGGATCCGGAAGAACTTCGAGCGCGCGGGATTCACCCACGCTGCCGACACCACCTCGGTGCTGGCCGGACATCCCCGCGTCCTCATGCGACTCGACCTGCGCTGA
- a CDS encoding amidohydrolase — MVLPDQRLTTKTMSRRGVGRLLGAAAATSLLGGTGRAVASSSGTADLVFHNGDVITMDPKRPQATAVAVRAGRIVYVGSDSGARAFAGRGAETVDLRGRTLMPGINDTHLHAAVYRLNLPPYALDLGPATAKSVADIVAAVAAEAGRTPAGEWIRGSGWNPNRLTEKREPNRDDLDRVSPDHPVFLQDSGYHVSAVNSRALDIAGITDVGPNGTRKPGVDYDADGRPTGVLRYGAQALVQLLLPPRSREQRKQAIQDALTRLRAEGITSFTDPGLGPGGDGLGGGTQGIETLNAYADLARAGTLDARVSALFLPCSQSGGSAAAVDKALREFAPPAGVDPRRFAVRGVKLFSDSGGDLLVAGDTNEERAAELAEMVRIAHAAGYQVGVHCYRWVPTVVDAFTAALRRHPRPDARHIAMHGAFVPASLLPTMARHRIGLGPQAQSWANAIHQAAQGPAGDAFLPWRSAVDAGVPLLGSSDAPVNAPNWRAGVQALITRRGACGDVHGPEQRLTLDQALAAYTTAGAWQDFAESWKGSVSVGKVADLCVLGGNLRTTPPDEITGVPVAMTVFDGRIVHAA; from the coding sequence ATGGTACTTCCTGACCAACGCCTGACCACGAAGACGATGTCCCGGCGGGGCGTCGGCCGGCTGTTAGGAGCAGCCGCGGCCACCTCACTGCTCGGTGGTACGGGGCGCGCCGTCGCGTCCTCGTCGGGCACGGCGGACCTGGTGTTCCACAACGGCGATGTGATCACCATGGACCCGAAGCGGCCGCAGGCGACGGCCGTGGCCGTCCGGGCGGGCCGGATCGTCTACGTGGGCTCGGACTCCGGCGCCCGGGCGTTCGCCGGCAGAGGCGCCGAGACGGTCGACCTGCGGGGCCGGACGCTGATGCCCGGCATCAACGACACCCACCTGCACGCGGCGGTGTACCGGCTGAACCTCCCGCCGTACGCGCTCGACCTCGGCCCCGCCACCGCCAAGTCCGTCGCCGACATCGTCGCCGCCGTGGCAGCCGAAGCCGGACGCACCCCGGCCGGGGAGTGGATCCGTGGCTCCGGCTGGAACCCGAACCGGCTGACCGAGAAGCGGGAGCCGAACCGGGACGACCTCGACCGGGTGTCGCCCGACCACCCGGTGTTCCTCCAGGACAGCGGCTATCACGTCAGCGCGGTCAACTCCCGCGCCCTCGACATAGCCGGGATCACCGACGTCGGACCGAACGGGACCAGGAAGCCCGGCGTCGACTACGACGCCGACGGGCGCCCCACCGGCGTACTGCGCTACGGAGCGCAGGCACTGGTCCAGCTGCTGCTGCCGCCCCGCAGCCGGGAGCAGCGCAAGCAGGCGATCCAGGACGCGCTCACCCGCCTGCGGGCGGAAGGCATCACCAGCTTCACCGACCCGGGGCTGGGGCCCGGCGGTGACGGACTCGGCGGCGGCACCCAGGGCATCGAGACCCTCAACGCCTATGCGGACCTGGCCCGGGCCGGCACCCTCGACGCACGGGTGAGCGCGCTGTTCCTGCCCTGCTCCCAGTCCGGCGGATCCGCCGCGGCGGTCGACAAGGCGTTGCGCGAGTTCGCACCGCCGGCCGGTGTGGACCCCCGCCGGTTCGCGGTGCGCGGGGTCAAGCTGTTCTCCGACAGCGGCGGCGACCTGCTGGTCGCCGGCGACACCAACGAGGAGCGGGCCGCCGAACTCGCCGAGATGGTCCGTATCGCCCATGCCGCCGGCTACCAGGTAGGGGTCCACTGCTACCGGTGGGTTCCCACCGTCGTGGACGCGTTCACCGCCGCCCTGCGCCGCCACCCGCGACCCGACGCACGGCACATCGCGATGCACGGCGCGTTCGTCCCCGCGAGCCTCCTGCCCACCATGGCCAGGCACCGCATCGGCCTCGGACCCCAGGCACAGAGCTGGGCCAACGCCATCCACCAGGCGGCGCAGGGACCGGCCGGCGACGCCTTCCTGCCGTGGCGCTCGGCGGTGGACGCCGGTGTGCCGCTCCTCGGCAGTTCGGACGCCCCCGTGAACGCGCCGAACTGGCGCGCGGGTGTCCAGGCGCTGATCACCCGGCGCGGTGCCTGCGGCGACGTACACGGCCCGGAGCAGCGCCTGACCCTCGATCAGGCCCTGGCCGCCTACACCACCGCCGGTGCCTGGCAGGACTTCGCCGAGAGCTGGAAGGGCTCGGTGAGCGTGGGCAAGGTGGCCGACCTGTGCGTGCTCGGCGGCAACCTGCGCACCACGCCGCCGGACGAGATCACCGGTGTGCCCGTGGCCATGACGGTCTTCGACGGCCGGATCGTCCACGCGGCCTGA
- a CDS encoding MFS transporter: MPLPSLRSRRAALTVCCTGLFMVGIDVTALNVALPSMERDLGASVSGMQWAVASYSLALAALMLLAGSTGDRFGHRRIFQVGLMMFTGSSVLCAFAPTLEWLVVFRVLQAAGAAGLGPVTMAIIANVFPDKDERTRALGAWMTGYSLGLALGPVAGGVLVTAVGWRSVFWINLPVGLAAMAVASRSVPESRAERPRGLDPVGQVLVITLLGPLAYAIIEAPQAGWASPIVITCLAVAAASLAGLLVYERHHPEPLIELGFFRNIRFSGAVLGALCLFGTFGGFFFLSALYLQDALGMSPLRAGLWMLPPSLALGGSSLLAGRLAARYGPRKSLVVACTAMIVSGILLTALADDPSRVLLLVEYVLLGVGIGLSSPLLMTMTVAGMPHDRAGLASGIFTAMGRTGFSLGVAVLGAILSTGLHNSARNSFTTFAHAVRPAWAVMAGCGVAVLLLSLLITSKRAEDSADRHAAEQPASPRP; encoded by the coding sequence ATGCCTCTGCCCAGCCTGCGGTCCCGGAGAGCCGCCCTGACGGTCTGCTGCACCGGACTGTTCATGGTCGGGATCGACGTCACGGCCCTCAACGTCGCTTTGCCCTCCATGGAACGGGACCTGGGGGCGTCCGTCTCGGGCATGCAGTGGGCCGTGGCCTCCTACAGCTTGGCGCTGGCGGCGCTGATGCTGCTGGCCGGCTCCACCGGGGACAGGTTCGGCCACCGGCGGATCTTCCAGGTGGGACTGATGATGTTCACCGGATCGTCGGTGCTGTGCGCCTTCGCGCCCACCCTGGAGTGGCTCGTGGTGTTCCGTGTGCTCCAGGCCGCGGGAGCGGCCGGGCTCGGCCCGGTCACCATGGCCATCATCGCCAACGTCTTCCCGGACAAGGACGAGCGGACCCGCGCCCTGGGCGCGTGGATGACCGGCTACAGCCTGGGCCTGGCCCTCGGGCCGGTGGCCGGCGGTGTGCTCGTCACGGCCGTGGGATGGCGCTCGGTCTTCTGGATCAACCTTCCCGTGGGGCTCGCGGCCATGGCCGTGGCCTCCCGCAGTGTGCCGGAGTCGCGTGCGGAGCGGCCACGCGGCCTGGACCCCGTAGGACAGGTGCTGGTCATCACGCTGCTCGGCCCCCTGGCCTACGCGATCATCGAGGCTCCGCAGGCGGGCTGGGCCTCGCCGATCGTCATCACCTGCCTGGCGGTGGCCGCGGCGTCCCTCGCCGGGCTCCTGGTGTACGAGCGTCACCACCCCGAACCGCTGATCGAGCTGGGGTTCTTCCGTAACATCCGGTTCAGCGGCGCGGTCCTCGGCGCGCTGTGTCTCTTCGGGACGTTCGGCGGCTTCTTCTTCCTCAGCGCGCTCTACCTACAGGACGCGCTCGGCATGTCGCCGTTGCGGGCAGGCCTGTGGATGCTGCCGCCTTCGCTCGCCCTGGGGGGTTCCTCGCTCCTCGCGGGACGGCTGGCCGCCCGTTACGGACCGAGGAAGTCCCTGGTGGTCGCGTGTACGGCCATGATCGTCAGTGGGATCCTGCTGACGGCCCTCGCGGACGACCCCTCCCGCGTCCTTCTCCTGGTCGAGTACGTTCTCCTCGGCGTCGGCATCGGCCTGTCGTCACCCCTGCTCATGACCATGACCGTCGCCGGCATGCCCCACGACCGGGCCGGACTGGCCTCGGGGATCTTCACGGCCATGGGCCGGACAGGCTTCTCACTCGGTGTCGCGGTACTGGGCGCGATCCTGTCCACGGGCCTCCACAACTCCGCCCGCAACAGCTTCACCACCTTCGCCCACGCGGTCCGGCCCGCGTGGGCGGTCATGGCGGGATGCGGCGTGGCTGTTCTCCTGCTCTCCCTGCTGATCACGAGCAAACGGGCGGAGGACTCCGCCGACAGGCATGCGGCGGAGCAGCCTGCTTCGCCGCGCCCTTGA
- a CDS encoding trypsin-like serine peptidase, whose product MAVGVAVGLPLAGDASTGTPAAAVSGVRVQKLHQDPQQVLDFWTPERMRGARRLSREAGSPRPEATGRTDHADGQATPVVVRPTVPRTPPPDPPKGSRPPGDFPDGGSPWKGDGLVSRTVGTVFLTSPAVVGEVACDGVAVMSHNKSVVLTKGSCTDLIDMSITSWVFAPGYHDGRTPYGLWMATQLFSLPEWHDKADDNFDVGAATVVGIPVGKSLVDTVGGQGVAFNQVIHPHPKVYMFGYWSQQPKTLYYCSGRSVDDPNPPPRMPQALYCPVAGGAAWGSPWFLGFDEETGVGIVNAIDIGNSYNLDYQLAPYFGDRIEDLYDQAQNSPVTNP is encoded by the coding sequence ATGGCGGTAGGTGTTGCTGTCGGGCTGCCGCTCGCCGGGGACGCCTCCACGGGGACGCCGGCCGCGGCCGTGTCCGGCGTCCGGGTGCAGAAGCTGCACCAGGACCCCCAGCAGGTGCTGGACTTCTGGACCCCCGAGCGGATGCGGGGCGCGAGGCGCCTGTCACGGGAGGCCGGATCCCCGCGCCCTGAAGCGACCGGCCGGACGGATCACGCGGACGGGCAGGCCACGCCCGTCGTGGTGCGGCCCACCGTCCCCCGGACGCCACCCCCGGACCCGCCCAAGGGGAGCCGGCCGCCGGGGGACTTTCCCGACGGCGGCAGCCCGTGGAAGGGCGACGGTCTGGTGAGCCGGACCGTAGGCACCGTCTTCCTCACCTCGCCCGCGGTCGTCGGCGAGGTCGCCTGCGACGGCGTCGCCGTCATGAGCCACAACAAGAGCGTGGTGCTGACCAAAGGCTCCTGCACCGATCTGATCGACATGTCCATCACGAGCTGGGTCTTCGCCCCCGGCTACCACGACGGGCGCACGCCGTACGGACTGTGGATGGCGACACAGCTCTTCTCACTGCCCGAATGGCACGACAAAGCGGACGACAACTTCGACGTCGGTGCCGCCACCGTCGTCGGCATCCCGGTCGGTAAATCACTCGTCGACACCGTCGGAGGACAGGGGGTGGCCTTCAACCAGGTGATCCACCCTCACCCCAAGGTGTACATGTTCGGCTACTGGTCACAGCAGCCGAAAACCCTCTACTACTGCAGCGGCCGCTCCGTGGACGACCCCAATCCGCCACCGCGCATGCCGCAGGCGCTGTACTGCCCCGTGGCCGGCGGCGCGGCATGGGGCAGCCCCTGGTTCCTCGGTTTCGACGAGGAGACCGGCGTCGGCATCGTCAACGCCATCGACATCGGCAACAGCTACAACCTCGACTACCAGCTCGCGCCCTACTTCGGGGACCGTATCGAGGACCTGTACGACCAGGCTCAGAATTCGCCCGTCACCAATCCGTGA